One region of Exiguobacterium acetylicum genomic DNA includes:
- the nikB gene encoding nickel ABC transporter permease → MGVFLVKRILSVIPILLLAVLILTGLIHLSPVDPAQAYLSAAHIQPTDELLAAKRAEFGLDQPFYKQYFDAVIRLAQLDFGTSYLSGKPVLEDVLLRLPPTVELAVTSLLLALVVSIPLGFLAGIKKNGFFDHLSRAIAFIGASIPSFWLGYLFIFFFAVQLDWFPVGGTGSVMHLILPALTLAFPLIALYTRLLRGSVIEALNEPYVLFARTRGLKEGRILGKHVLRMAIPPMITGLGMNLGKLLTGTIIVETVFSWPGFGRYFIEAIFDRDMPVIQGYVFLAALVFIGSSLLVDIIQAVLDPRLAKKGGTV, encoded by the coding sequence ATGGGGGTCTTCCTCGTCAAACGCATATTATCCGTCATCCCGATCTTGTTACTGGCTGTCTTGATTCTGACAGGGTTGATTCATTTGTCACCAGTTGATCCGGCACAGGCCTATCTATCCGCTGCCCATATCCAACCGACGGATGAACTGCTCGCTGCCAAACGAGCAGAATTCGGACTCGATCAACCGTTCTACAAACAATACTTCGATGCCGTCATCCGCTTGGCGCAGCTCGATTTCGGCACATCGTATCTTTCCGGCAAACCGGTCCTAGAAGATGTCTTGCTTCGCTTACCACCGACGGTCGAGCTAGCAGTGACGAGTCTGCTGCTAGCACTCGTCGTCAGTATCCCGCTCGGGTTCCTTGCTGGGATCAAGAAGAATGGCTTCTTTGACCATCTCAGTCGGGCAATCGCCTTCATCGGTGCTTCAATCCCGTCGTTTTGGCTCGGGTATCTATTTATCTTCTTCTTTGCTGTCCAGCTGGATTGGTTTCCGGTCGGGGGGACGGGAAGTGTGATGCACTTGATCTTACCGGCATTGACGCTCGCCTTCCCGTTGATCGCCCTGTATACACGATTGCTCCGTGGCAGTGTGATTGAAGCATTGAACGAACCGTATGTCTTGTTTGCCCGGACACGTGGATTAAAGGAAGGACGGATTCTTGGGAAACACGTCCTTCGGATGGCGATTCCGCCGATGATCACGGGTCTTGGAATGAACCTTGGGAAGTTGCTGACGGGAACGATCATCGTCGAGACCGTCTTCTCGTGGCCAGGCTTCGGTCGCTACTTCATTGAAGCAATCTTTGATCGGGATATGCCGGTCATCCAAGGCTACGTCTTTCTCGCGGCACTCGTCTTCATCGGGAGCAGTTTGCTCGTCGACATCATTCAAGCTGTGCTCGATCCACGCCTAGCGAAAAAAGGAGGGACGGTATGA
- a CDS encoding ATP-binding cassette domain-containing protein produces the protein MSLLQIDQVSHVYKRRFRPAQTVLHDVSLTLEAGRCLGLLGSSGAGKSTLGRLLLGLERPSSGTIWFNGVDRHATKRPFQGDVQVVFQDSFAAVNPKLTAADIIAEPLDNFIRLKGEARQQRLVTLIEQVGLKATDLTKYPAQFSGGQLQRIAIARAIAAEPRLIVLDEAVSSLDMVNKRLILALLADLKRLHGLTYVFITHDIKAAEQLCDSFAILEQGRLVGHYPSLVAFDAATDPAVERMRQAKLAVHPRQRTIRKTQANKG, from the coding sequence ATGAGTTTACTACAGATCGATCAAGTCTCACACGTCTATAAACGCCGGTTTCGACCAGCTCAGACCGTCTTGCATGATGTCTCGTTGACGCTTGAAGCGGGACGCTGTCTCGGACTACTTGGGTCGAGTGGTGCCGGGAAAAGTACGCTCGGACGATTGTTACTCGGACTCGAACGTCCGTCAAGCGGTACGATCTGGTTCAACGGTGTCGATCGCCACGCGACAAAACGACCGTTTCAAGGAGATGTCCAAGTCGTCTTCCAGGACTCGTTTGCTGCTGTCAATCCGAAGCTGACGGCGGCTGATATCATCGCCGAACCGCTTGATAACTTCATTCGTTTAAAGGGTGAAGCACGGCAACAGCGTCTCGTCACGCTTATTGAACAAGTCGGACTTAAGGCAACGGATTTAACGAAATATCCGGCGCAGTTCAGTGGCGGGCAACTCCAGCGGATCGCGATTGCGCGAGCGATTGCTGCTGAACCACGTCTGATTGTTTTAGACGAAGCAGTCAGTAGCCTCGATATGGTCAACAAACGATTGATTCTTGCGTTGTTAGCTGACTTGAAGCGGCTACACGGTCTAACATATGTCTTCATCACCCATGACATTAAAGCTGCCGAGCAACTCTGTGACAGCTTCGCGATTTTGGAGCAGGGACGTCTCGTCGGGCATTATCCGAGTTTAGTTGCATTTGATGCTGCGACGGATCCTGCCGTCGAACGGATGCGCCAAGCAAAACTTGCCGTGCATCCAAGGCAACGAACGATTCGAAAGACACAAGCAAACAAAGGATAA
- a CDS encoding ABC transporter ATP-binding protein, producing the protein MIQISHLQLSLQRRLILDDISFTIHEHECLGLIGPNGAGKTTLLKCLSGMIESDRGSITMSSRPIRQQQQSIGYLSQQTDFKSWMTCEQSLRFFGRLSGLDRATLNKRIPAVLHEVGLHDQQTEVVERLSGGMRQRLGIAQAILHEPTFLILDEPASALDPSGRHDINQLILRLKKRMTIIVSTHLLEDAKTCCDRFLVIKHGKLLGPLDNQRNVDQYRIQVETLTAAPSFSATRFPRIEIDRINPCCYQFSAQQPLDLSQLAITLIQQGWSIASIAYQPIGLEERFLDMVADV; encoded by the coding sequence ATGATTCAGATTTCTCATCTCCAGCTTTCCCTTCAACGACGTCTTATCCTAGACGATATTTCCTTCACGATTCACGAACATGAATGTCTTGGACTGATTGGTCCGAATGGTGCCGGAAAAACGACACTCTTGAAATGTCTGAGCGGCATGATTGAGAGTGACCGTGGTTCGATCACGATGTCTTCGCGCCCTATCCGTCAACAGCAGCAATCGATCGGCTACTTATCACAACAAACAGATTTCAAGTCTTGGATGACGTGCGAACAATCACTACGTTTTTTCGGTCGCTTGTCAGGTCTCGATCGCGCAACGTTAAATAAGCGGATTCCAGCTGTTCTACATGAAGTTGGACTCCACGACCAACAAACAGAAGTCGTCGAACGCCTGTCCGGCGGCATGCGCCAACGTCTCGGAATCGCCCAAGCGATCTTACATGAACCGACATTTTTGATTCTTGACGAACCAGCTTCCGCCCTAGATCCGAGTGGTCGACATGATATCAATCAATTGATCCTCCGCTTAAAGAAACGGATGACGATCATCGTCTCAACGCACCTGTTAGAAGACGCAAAGACGTGTTGCGATCGCTTCCTCGTCATTAAGCACGGAAAATTGTTAGGTCCACTCGACAATCAACGCAACGTGGATCAATACCGGATTCAAGTCGAGACGCTTACAGCTGCCCCTTCGTTTTCTGCTACACGATTTCCACGAATCGAGATTGATCGAATCAACCCATGCTGCTATCAGTTCTCCGCACAGCAGCCGCTTGATCTCTCACAGTTAGCGATCACTCTGATTCAACAGGGATGGTCGATTGCCTCGATTGCCTATCAACCGATCGGACTCGAGGAACGGTTCCTCGACATGGTGGCAGACGTATGA
- a CDS encoding PLDc N-terminal domain-containing protein, protein MNTDFSALSHIDWERFLPLLLIYIFINLILLSCACIDWFRRKDRIATPTTWLLIILLVQPIGSILYFVLGRRMTA, encoded by the coding sequence ATGAACACAGATTTCTCTGCCTTATCACACATCGACTGGGAACGATTCCTGCCCCTATTATTGATTTACATCTTCATCAACCTGATTCTACTTAGCTGCGCCTGTATCGATTGGTTCAGACGGAAGGACCGGATCGCGACACCGACTACTTGGTTATTGATCATTCTCCTCGTCCAGCCGATTGGCTCGATTCTCTACTTCGTCCTCGGAAGGAGGATGACAGCATGA
- a CDS encoding ABC transporter ATP-binding protein — MRGGARIEPILAVDGLTVHTKQQVTLIEGVMFSMQAGQILGLVGESGCGKTVTSLALMRLLNPQTTDVTGDIRLNGTSIQSLSERAVRTIRGGEIAFIMQNPMSAFTPVYSIGHQMIETIQTHTRCSKREAKQQAMTALEEVNLTDVARLLKAYPFELSGGMLQRIMIALAVALRPSVLIADEPTTALDVFNQKTVLELLERMRATYGTAILLISHDLGVIAELADDVLVMQQGRIVEQADVFDLFDRPQHPYTQSLLAQHLGREAFG, encoded by the coding sequence ATGAGAGGAGGTGCCCGTATCGAACCGATCTTAGCTGTCGACGGTCTGACCGTCCATACGAAACAACAAGTAACATTGATCGAAGGTGTGATGTTCTCAATGCAAGCTGGACAGATTCTTGGTCTTGTCGGAGAGAGTGGCTGCGGAAAGACGGTGACGAGTCTCGCCTTGATGCGTCTGCTTAATCCACAGACAACAGACGTCACTGGCGATATTCGACTGAACGGAACATCAATTCAATCCTTATCAGAACGCGCTGTGCGAACGATTCGGGGCGGTGAGATTGCGTTCATCATGCAAAATCCGATGAGTGCCTTCACACCGGTCTACTCGATCGGGCACCAGATGATCGAGACGATTCAGACCCATACACGTTGTTCAAAACGTGAAGCGAAACAACAAGCGATGACGGCACTCGAAGAAGTCAATCTGACGGACGTTGCCCGGTTGCTCAAAGCTTATCCGTTCGAACTGAGTGGGGGAATGTTACAACGGATCATGATCGCCTTAGCTGTTGCCCTGCGCCCAAGCGTCTTGATTGCCGATGAACCGACGACGGCACTCGATGTCTTTAATCAAAAGACGGTTCTTGAATTACTCGAACGGATGCGGGCGACTTACGGAACGGCAATCTTGCTCATCTCACATGATCTCGGTGTGATCGCTGAACTTGCAGACGATGTCCTCGTCATGCAGCAAGGACGGATCGTTGAGCAAGCAGATGTCTTTGATTTGTTCGATCGACCGCAACATCCGTATACACAGTCCCTTCTTGCCCAGCATCTAGGAAGGGAGGCGTTCGGATGA
- a CDS encoding PTS sugar transporter subunit IIB, giving the protein MKKILVVCGNGLGSSFIMELNVKKALEQMGKEADVSHTDLSTAQTEAADIYLGAKDIIISLDNGTRDIVALENVMNIEDIKAQLSTRL; this is encoded by the coding sequence ATGAAGAAAATTTTAGTAGTATGTGGAAACGGACTTGGATCAAGTTTTATCATGGAACTTAACGTTAAAAAGGCACTTGAACAAATGGGGAAAGAAGCAGATGTTTCTCATACAGATCTTTCGACTGCACAAACGGAAGCGGCTGATATTTATTTAGGTGCAAAAGATATCATTATTTCGCTCGACAACGGTACTCGTGACATTGTTGCTCTTGAAAATGTCATGAATATCGAAGACATTAAGGCACAACTAAGTACGAGACTTTAA
- the nikC gene encoding nickel ABC transporter permease subunit NikC gives MNTPLPATMIRSRYTPLLYLCALVLIGMAGIALFAPWIAPHDPNLVDLTQKLHGPSSAYPLGTDQLGRCLLSRLIYGARISLGCAVLIFVASLAIGLFVGTLAGYRGGWVDQLLMRLCDGVMAFPSLILVLGLVGIFGPGLKQVIIALMLVQWVYYARMFRGMVMTLKTEAFIAAARVNGSSSWKIIRTHILPNILPPLLVIGTLEMGWAIMDISAMSFLGLGVQSPTAEWGAMIHEGKSYIRTNPELMIYPGLAIMLVIISFNLVGEQLAERFGVSKTMK, from the coding sequence ATGAATACTCCACTTCCAGCAACGATGATCCGGTCGCGGTATACGCCGCTTCTTTATCTCTGTGCCCTCGTCTTAATCGGGATGGCAGGCATTGCGTTGTTCGCGCCATGGATCGCGCCGCATGATCCGAACCTCGTCGACTTGACGCAAAAGCTCCATGGTCCGTCGTCAGCCTATCCGCTCGGAACCGACCAGCTCGGACGCTGTCTCTTATCGCGCTTGATTTATGGCGCACGGATTTCACTCGGCTGTGCCGTGTTGATTTTCGTCGCCTCACTTGCGATCGGACTGTTCGTCGGAACACTTGCCGGTTACCGTGGAGGCTGGGTCGACCAACTCTTGATGCGCCTGTGTGACGGTGTGATGGCATTTCCGAGTCTGATTCTCGTCCTCGGTCTCGTCGGTATTTTCGGTCCAGGTCTCAAGCAGGTCATCATCGCCTTGATGCTCGTCCAGTGGGTCTACTACGCGCGAATGTTCCGCGGAATGGTCATGACGCTGAAGACGGAAGCGTTCATCGCTGCTGCTCGCGTCAATGGTTCGTCTTCGTGGAAGATCATTCGGACGCACATCCTGCCGAACATCTTACCACCGCTGCTCGTCATCGGAACGCTTGAGATGGGATGGGCGATCATGGATATCTCGGCGATGTCGTTCCTCGGGCTTGGTGTTCAGTCACCAACTGCCGAGTGGGGAGCGATGATTCACGAAGGAAAATCGTACATCCGGACGAATCCGGAATTGATGATTTATCCGGGACTTGCGATCATGCTTGTCATCATCAGCTTTAACCTAGTAGGAGAACAGTTAGCAGAACGATTCGGTGTGTCAAAAACGATGAAATGA
- a CDS encoding ABC transporter permease, giving the protein MKTFYTLTWTEWLEAWREWKIVWLPLFFIALGVTQPLLLMYMDVLLAHVGNADGIIVDPNRPAPQPLDVFSATIHGQFNQLGLIVLIMSFMGLLASDRQTGMQDFILTRPVSRNVYLLSKWFSHGMISLFGMLIGALTSYCLTVYWFGFLSPMLALRIILDFSLWTLFVVSLTLLISTFLRRAVPIGILSLVVSLILVALPSLMPDVLFFTPGALLSLPSHTSFFSSFHLIGVASCLVWILLILGWSALRFRKTAY; this is encoded by the coding sequence ATGAAGACCTTTTATACGCTGACATGGACCGAGTGGTTGGAAGCATGGAGAGAATGGAAGATCGTTTGGTTACCGCTGTTCTTCATTGCCCTCGGGGTGACACAACCGTTGCTGTTGATGTATATGGATGTCTTGCTCGCACACGTCGGAAACGCGGACGGAATCATCGTTGATCCGAATCGTCCTGCTCCACAACCACTTGACGTCTTCAGCGCAACAATCCATGGGCAATTCAATCAGCTTGGCTTGATCGTCCTGATCATGAGCTTCATGGGACTGCTCGCTTCAGACCGACAAACCGGTATGCAGGATTTCATTCTGACGCGCCCTGTCTCTCGGAATGTCTATCTCCTGTCGAAATGGTTCAGTCACGGGATGATTAGTTTATTCGGGATGCTGATTGGCGCCCTCACGTCCTACTGTTTGACCGTCTATTGGTTCGGATTTCTCTCACCGATGCTTGCACTACGTATCATCCTCGATTTTAGTCTTTGGACGTTATTCGTCGTCAGTCTGACACTACTGATCAGCACTTTCTTGCGACGCGCTGTTCCGATCGGCATCCTGTCGCTCGTCGTTTCCTTGATACTCGTCGCACTACCTTCGCTAATGCCAGACGTATTATTTTTCACGCCTGGCGCGCTACTGTCGCTCCCATCACACACGTCGTTTTTTTCTTCGTTTCATCTGATTGGTGTCGCTTCTTGTCTCGTTTGGATTCTTCTCATACTCGGCTGGTCAGCTCTTCGGTTCCGAAAAACGGCTTATTGA
- a CDS encoding BglG family transcription antiterminator has protein sequence MLLNEKSKRILHVMLHEEIVQIPFLLTILPYSKRTLEYEIERIQEWLGYHQLPLIDVNGPILTIPSDKGIGEKLEKAELIFSEEERELLITFYTMVEKDFVSSVHYQQLLNVSKFTVQESLNAVKKDAVQFGITLNYSRKDGYHFYGHLQTIYLYMYRAIERLIRLSTKNDLMSMIIDDWSERLIKAKQHIESYEAEQQFQFVEEHREKLSYFLMLGRSIAIKEVVPSEEPLFVKNIDSTLISYFEERTLFVDTLDLLIQSGPKVEEEIQKDLHARLFKIMHEVITHFETISCTFIIEKEALCEKLVLHSKATMQRLYSGLESSSELKRYVMEEHQVLHVLVSKALEPFRKLMNQDIPDVEIMYYTLHFATHLNQQGEQLDKKLKAIVVCPSGISVSHMLDYILKNQFPEIVFLPPVSQREVGQFVEIIDVIFTTVPLEESIHLQADVMLVPTLPTRFEQITLRRSVEQRFLKRNQSDEIQLEDLIAVIKQHATIQSESALRQELNQLLYPRQPKLLQGGQPVLNDLITTNQIQIHQRVESWMDAIRVAASPLLLEKKIQPAYIETMIQNVESHGPYIVLMPDVAIPHARPEDGVLQLGMSILKLEEPVLFPQDKEVRLFFVLAAIDQITHLKALSQLTNLLGNQADVTRLLEASSVTEIETIIEPYSEED, from the coding sequence AAGAATGGCTTGGATATCATCAATTACCGTTGATTGATGTGAATGGACCGATTTTGACGATTCCATCTGATAAGGGAATTGGAGAGAAATTAGAGAAAGCTGAATTAATCTTTTCGGAAGAAGAACGTGAGTTGTTGATCACATTCTATACGATGGTGGAAAAAGATTTTGTATCTTCCGTTCATTATCAGCAGTTGTTAAATGTATCGAAGTTTACAGTGCAAGAAAGCTTAAACGCCGTGAAAAAAGACGCGGTTCAATTTGGGATTACACTCAATTATTCTCGAAAAGATGGATATCACTTCTATGGGCATCTACAAACGATTTATTTGTATATGTACCGAGCGATTGAGCGATTAATTCGACTTTCTACGAAAAACGATTTGATGTCTATGATCATTGATGATTGGTCAGAGCGTTTAATTAAAGCGAAACAACACATTGAATCATATGAAGCAGAACAACAATTTCAATTTGTAGAAGAGCATCGAGAGAAACTATCTTATTTTTTGATGTTAGGTCGATCAATAGCTATCAAGGAAGTTGTACCCAGTGAAGAACCGCTGTTCGTGAAGAACATTGATTCAACTCTCATTTCTTATTTCGAAGAACGGACATTATTTGTTGATACGTTAGATCTCCTTATCCAAAGTGGTCCGAAGGTGGAAGAGGAAATTCAAAAAGATCTTCATGCTCGTCTTTTCAAAATCATGCATGAGGTGATTACTCATTTTGAGACGATTTCTTGCACTTTCATTATCGAAAAAGAGGCTCTTTGTGAAAAGTTAGTACTTCACTCCAAAGCTACGATGCAGCGCCTCTATTCAGGCTTGGAATCATCATCAGAATTAAAGCGGTATGTCATGGAAGAACACCAAGTATTACATGTTCTTGTATCGAAAGCGTTAGAACCATTCCGCAAGTTGATGAATCAAGACATACCAGATGTCGAAATTATGTATTATACGCTTCACTTTGCCACACATCTAAATCAGCAAGGAGAGCAATTGGATAAAAAGCTAAAAGCAATTGTTGTCTGTCCAAGTGGGATTAGTGTATCGCATATGCTCGATTACATTCTAAAAAATCAATTTCCTGAGATTGTATTTTTACCACCGGTGTCACAACGTGAAGTGGGTCAATTCGTGGAAATTATCGATGTGATTTTTACGACAGTTCCGTTAGAAGAGAGTATTCATTTGCAGGCAGATGTCATGCTTGTACCTACCTTGCCGACACGTTTTGAGCAAATTACATTAAGACGGTCGGTGGAGCAGCGTTTTCTAAAACGAAACCAATCAGATGAAATTCAATTGGAGGATTTGATTGCTGTCATCAAACAACATGCAACAATCCAAAGTGAATCAGCGTTACGACAGGAATTAAATCAGCTGTTATATCCAAGACAACCAAAACTGCTACAAGGAGGGCAACCGGTGCTAAATGATTTAATCACAACAAACCAAATACAGATACACCAACGAGTGGAATCATGGATGGATGCCATTCGAGTGGCAGCAAGTCCTTTACTACTTGAAAAGAAAATTCAACCAGCGTATATCGAAACGATGATTCAAAACGTTGAGTCTCATGGTCCATATATTGTCTTAATGCCAGATGTGGCGATTCCACACGCACGACCGGAAGACGGTGTACTTCAACTAGGAATGAGTATTTTGAAATTAGAAGAACCTGTTTTATTTCCACAAGATAAAGAAGTACGTCTGTTTTTTGTTCTTGCAGCCATTGATCAAATAACGCATCTAAAAGCGCTAAGCCAACTGACGAATCTTTTAGGAAATCAAGCAGATGTCACACGTTTGCTAGAGGCAAGCTCTGTAACAGAAATCGAAACAATCATTGAACCATATTCTGAGGAGGACTAA
- the nikA gene encoding nickel ABC transporter substrate-binding protein, which translates to MNVNRKKLLISTVSILSLTSLLIGCSNPGESTGERKDKDTLTLAWPRDVGTMNPHVYNPSQLFAQSMIYEPLVHYGEGGKLEPYLASSWKISEDGKTYTFTLRDGVKFSDGSTFDAAIVKKNFDAILKQKALHSWLGFITKIEKTEAVDAKTFRLTLSEAYYPTIQELAVVRPVRFLGEAGFPENGDTSKGVKKEVGTGPWMLDEYKPDQYATFKVNKNYWGPKPNVDHIKVDIIPDAETRVLALEKGQVDLIYGEGAISIDAFNQLKTDKSYKTEMSEPVATRLLVLNTKNKRLSDERVRQALQHGFDKAALVEGITSGIEAPADYLLPPNMPYTSNLKVKQRDYDVTEANRLLDEAGWKLPKGETIRVKDGQPLQIGMMYDAAEQVQKAMAETLQSEWSKIGVELKTEAVELPDQVQRFKDNRFDINFYSNFGAPYDPHTFVNLIDTDGFGFKEAISAYPNKEQLLQDIKDVLKTTDETKRQKMYADILPSLQDQGALIPISYLKKMAIYQSDVTNFQFPANRDESPFARIGIK; encoded by the coding sequence ATGAACGTTAACCGTAAAAAATTACTGATTTCTACCGTCTCGATCCTGTCTTTGACATCATTATTGATCGGCTGCTCGAACCCGGGCGAGTCGACAGGAGAGCGAAAAGATAAAGATACATTGACGCTCGCGTGGCCACGCGACGTCGGAACGATGAACCCGCACGTCTACAACCCATCACAACTGTTCGCGCAGTCGATGATCTACGAACCACTCGTCCACTACGGGGAAGGTGGAAAGCTCGAGCCATACTTAGCCTCGTCTTGGAAGATTTCTGAAGACGGAAAAACGTATACGTTTACGCTTCGTGACGGCGTCAAGTTCTCGGACGGTTCGACGTTCGACGCAGCGATCGTCAAAAAGAACTTTGATGCGATCCTCAAACAAAAAGCCTTACATAGCTGGCTTGGCTTCATCACGAAAATCGAGAAGACAGAAGCTGTCGATGCGAAGACGTTCCGCCTGACATTATCCGAAGCCTATTACCCGACGATTCAAGAGCTCGCGGTCGTCCGCCCGGTCCGTTTCCTCGGAGAAGCGGGATTCCCGGAAAACGGCGATACGTCGAAGGGTGTCAAAAAAGAAGTCGGAACAGGTCCATGGATGCTCGACGAATACAAACCGGATCAGTATGCGACGTTTAAGGTCAACAAGAACTATTGGGGTCCGAAGCCGAACGTCGATCACATCAAGGTTGACATCATCCCGGATGCGGAGACACGTGTCTTAGCACTCGAAAAAGGACAAGTTGATCTGATTTACGGTGAAGGGGCGATCAGCATCGATGCCTTCAATCAGTTAAAGACGGATAAATCCTACAAGACAGAGATGTCCGAACCAGTCGCGACGCGTCTCCTCGTCTTGAATACGAAAAATAAACGTCTGTCTGACGAACGCGTCCGCCAGGCGCTCCAGCACGGGTTTGATAAAGCCGCTCTCGTCGAAGGGATCACGTCGGGAATAGAAGCACCAGCTGACTATCTGTTGCCACCGAACATGCCGTACACGTCGAACCTGAAAGTGAAGCAACGGGATTATGACGTCACGGAAGCGAATCGTCTTCTTGACGAAGCAGGTTGGAAACTGCCGAAGGGTGAAACGATCCGCGTCAAGGATGGTCAACCGCTGCAAATCGGGATGATGTATGATGCGGCCGAGCAGGTCCAAAAGGCGATGGCCGAAACACTCCAGTCGGAATGGTCGAAAATCGGCGTCGAGCTGAAGACGGAAGCCGTCGAACTGCCGGATCAAGTCCAGCGCTTCAAAGACAATCGATTTGACATCAACTTCTATAGTAACTTCGGTGCACCGTATGATCCGCATACGTTCGTGAACCTGATTGATACGGATGGCTTCGGCTTCAAGGAAGCGATTTCGGCTTATCCGAATAAAGAACAACTGTTGCAAGATATCAAAGATGTTTTGAAGACAACGGACGAGACGAAACGTCAGAAGATGTACGCCGATATTCTGCCATCACTCCAAGATCAAGGAGCATTGATTCCGATTTCGTACTTGAAGAAGATGGCAATTTATCAGTCGGATGTGACGAACTTCCAGTTCCCGGCGAACCGGGATGAGAGTCCATTTGCTCGGATCGGCATTAAGTAA
- a CDS encoding PTS ascorbate transporter subunit IIC: protein MLDLLMRDILGTPAILLGIFALVGLLLQKKDIATVVSGTLKTIMGFIIIGAGAGVIIAALEIFSKMFDHAFSIRGIIPNNEAIVAVAQDAFGVETAMIMVFGMVMNIVLARFTPFKYIFLTGHHTLFMASLLAAILSVSGLSGVLLVVVGSVLLGLCMVLFPALLQPFVRQITGSDDFAVGHFGSLGYFISGTIGKYAGNKEHSTEQIKVPKQLGFLRDTSVAVSLTMTLLFVVVAVFAGPGFIEKELSSGSNYIVFSIIQAITFAAGVYIVLAGVRMLISEIVPAFKGIADKLVPNAKPALDCPTVFPFAPNAVIIGFLSSFVAGLISMFFLPLLGLSIIVPGLVPHFFTGAAAGVFGNATGGRRGAILGSFANGILISFLPAFLLPLLGNLGFEGTTFGDSDFAFVGILISWIVSLFS from the coding sequence TTGCTTGATTTACTTATGCGAGATATTTTAGGAACGCCAGCAATCTTGCTCGGTATATTTGCTCTTGTTGGATTACTGTTGCAAAAGAAGGATATTGCAACAGTTGTTTCGGGGACACTGAAGACAATCATGGGCTTTATCATTATCGGAGCAGGAGCCGGTGTCATCATCGCAGCACTTGAAATCTTTAGTAAAATGTTCGATCACGCATTCAGCATTCGGGGAATCATTCCAAATAACGAAGCAATCGTAGCAGTTGCTCAAGATGCATTTGGTGTAGAGACTGCAATGATCATGGTGTTCGGAATGGTCATGAATATTGTTTTGGCACGGTTTACACCATTCAAGTACATCTTCTTGACTGGACATCATACGTTATTCATGGCGAGTTTACTTGCAGCAATTCTTTCGGTGTCCGGATTGAGTGGTGTTCTATTAGTTGTTGTAGGATCAGTTCTTCTAGGATTATGTATGGTTCTTTTCCCAGCCCTCTTACAACCATTTGTTCGACAAATCACTGGTTCTGATGACTTTGCAGTCGGACATTTTGGTTCTCTTGGATACTTCATCTCTGGAACAATCGGAAAATATGCAGGAAATAAAGAACACTCAACGGAGCAAATCAAAGTTCCAAAACAACTAGGATTCTTAAGGGATACATCCGTTGCTGTTTCTTTGACGATGACGCTATTGTTTGTTGTCGTTGCAGTATTTGCTGGACCAGGATTCATTGAAAAAGAATTATCGAGTGGGTCGAACTACATCGTTTTCTCTATCATTCAAGCTATTACGTTCGCAGCAGGAGTATACATCGTACTTGCCGGTGTTCGGATGTTAATTTCAGAAATCGTACCAGCGTTCAAAGGAATCGCGGATAAACTCGTACCGAATGCAAAACCGGCACTAGATTGCCCGACAGTATTCCCATTCGCACCAAACGCGGTCATCATCGGTTTCCTATCCAGTTTTGTCGCTGGATTGATTTCAATGTTCTTCTTACCTTTACTCGGATTATCAATCATCGTACCTGGATTAGTACCACACTTCTTCACGGGTGCTGCTGCTGGCGTATTCGGTAATGCGACGGGTGGAAGACGAGGTGCAATACTTGGCTCATTTGCAAATGGTATTCTGATTAGCTTTTTACCGGCATTCCTCTTACCACTGCTCGGCAATCTCGGATTCGAAGGGACGACATTCGGGGATTCTGACTTTGCGTTCGTCGGTATTTTGATCAGTTGGATTGTTTCTCTATTCAGCTAA